Proteins from a genomic interval of Lysobacter stagni:
- a CDS encoding sensor histidine kinase, translating to MSGNSPAWMSKWAHDLRGPLAPIQSALFLLRHGSAEGGERDELFDLVDRQIRRLTGMIDEIGDWVRADQGRLLTRRGPIDLALLIEASRGIGAAAVDVRYIDGADNVSLEGDASRLASLLTTFFWLVSTSPEEAATPSAATVQVADGRVRLRGRLNPAMLAGSSVDNLFSEPQPAPMGDGLGLRLLIAHAVATGHGGELRVQSREGGAADVELDLPVVPTKD from the coding sequence ATGAGTGGCAACAGCCCCGCGTGGATGAGCAAATGGGCACACGACCTGCGCGGGCCGCTCGCGCCGATACAGTCGGCCCTGTTCCTGCTGCGCCATGGCAGCGCGGAAGGCGGCGAGCGCGATGAACTGTTCGATCTGGTCGATCGGCAGATCCGTCGCCTCACCGGAATGATCGACGAGATCGGCGACTGGGTGCGCGCCGACCAGGGGCGTCTGCTCACGCGACGTGGCCCGATCGACCTGGCGCTGTTGATCGAGGCCAGCCGCGGCATCGGTGCGGCCGCCGTCGACGTGCGCTACATCGACGGCGCGGACAACGTCAGCCTGGAAGGCGATGCCTCGCGCCTTGCGAGCCTGCTGACGACATTCTTCTGGCTGGTATCCACCTCACCCGAAGAAGCCGCCACGCCGAGCGCCGCCACCGTGCAGGTCGCCGACGGACGCGTGCGCCTGCGTGGCCGGTTGAACCCCGCCATGCTCGCCGGCAGCAGCGTCGACAATCTCTTCAGCGAGCCGCAACCCGCACCGATGGGCGACGGACTGGGCCTGCGCCTGCTCATCGCCCACGCGGTCGCAACCGGCCATGGCGGCGAGCTGCGCGTGCAGTCGCGCGAAGGCGGCGCCGCCGATGTGGAGCTGGATCTGCCGGTGGTGCCGACGAAGGACTAG
- a CDS encoding response regulator: MAPALNDIAAANAVVPVKILLVDDQPGRLLTYRTILEPLGEELVDARSGLEALKLLMEDEYAVILLDVNMPGMDGFETATLIHQHPRFENTPIIFVTAVNISDLDRLRGYKLGAVDYVMVPVIPEIMRTKVSVLAELHRKRRELETLNATLQAAHNTLQQEKARELERLNASLREANAKLELRNRELQAENRERVRAEARLREADQRKDEFLATLAHELRNPLAPLQNALAVRRLREPGDEDPLLAMMERQLSLLVRMIDDLLDIARITRGKLTLRRGATTLQEVVSAAVDTARPLIEEGSHALELRLPDEPIALDADHARLAQVFANLLNNAAKYSDPGGRIELGATLDGDTVQLWVSDAGIGLAPDQLAMVFEMFRQVDTTVERSRGGLGIGLTLVQRLVEMHGGAIEVHSDGLGQGCTFRIRLPAGDQPAPARVEAVPLAAGTDTARRVLVVDDNRDSADTLAMMLRLLGHEALPVYDPTLVESQVAQFAPEIVFLDLGMPGRSGYDVARALRDQNGERLVIVAVTGWGQPEDRERTVLAGFDHHLVKPPDIQVVTEICRRGTHPFAEDLIP, from the coding sequence ATGGCTCCAGCGCTGAACGACATCGCGGCCGCGAATGCGGTCGTGCCGGTGAAGATCCTGCTGGTCGACGACCAGCCGGGCCGCCTGCTGACGTACCGCACCATCCTGGAGCCGCTCGGCGAGGAGCTGGTGGACGCGCGTTCCGGTCTGGAAGCGCTGAAGCTGCTGATGGAGGACGAGTACGCCGTCATCCTGCTCGACGTGAACATGCCGGGCATGGACGGCTTCGAGACCGCCACGCTGATCCACCAGCATCCGCGTTTCGAGAACACGCCGATCATCTTCGTCACCGCGGTCAACATCAGCGACCTGGACCGCCTGCGCGGTTACAAGCTGGGCGCGGTGGACTACGTGATGGTGCCGGTGATTCCGGAGATCATGCGCACCAAGGTCTCGGTGCTGGCCGAACTGCACCGCAAGCGCCGCGAGCTGGAAACGCTCAATGCGACCCTGCAGGCGGCGCACAACACGTTGCAGCAGGAGAAGGCGCGCGAGCTGGAACGCCTGAACGCCTCGCTGCGCGAGGCCAACGCCAAACTGGAGCTGCGCAACCGCGAGCTGCAGGCCGAGAACCGCGAACGCGTGCGCGCCGAAGCGCGCCTGCGCGAGGCCGACCAGCGCAAGGACGAGTTCCTCGCCACGCTCGCGCACGAACTGCGCAATCCACTGGCGCCCTTGCAGAACGCGCTGGCCGTGCGACGCCTGCGTGAACCGGGCGACGAAGACCCGCTGCTGGCGATGATGGAACGCCAGCTGTCGCTGCTGGTGCGCATGATCGACGACCTGCTCGACATCGCGCGCATCACCCGCGGCAAGCTCACGTTGCGTCGCGGTGCGACGACGCTGCAGGAGGTGGTGTCGGCCGCCGTCGACACCGCGCGCCCGTTGATCGAGGAAGGCAGTCACGCGCTCGAGCTGCGCCTGCCCGACGAGCCCATTGCGCTGGATGCCGACCACGCGCGCCTGGCGCAGGTCTTCGCCAACCTGCTCAACAACGCGGCCAAGTACTCCGACCCGGGCGGACGCATCGAGCTGGGTGCGACGCTGGACGGCGATACCGTGCAGCTGTGGGTGTCCGATGCGGGCATCGGCCTTGCGCCGGATCAGCTGGCGATGGTCTTCGAGATGTTCCGCCAGGTGGATACCACGGTGGAGCGTTCGCGCGGTGGCCTGGGTATCGGCCTCACGCTGGTGCAGCGGCTGGTGGAGATGCACGGCGGCGCCATCGAAGTGCACAGCGACGGACTGGGGCAGGGGTGCACGTTCCGCATCCGGCTGCCCGCCGGCGATCAGCCCGCGCCTGCACGCGTGGAGGCAGTGCCCCTTGCGGCCGGAACCGACACCGCGCGACGCGTGCTGGTGGTCGACGACAACCGCGATTCGGCCGACACGCTGGCGATGATGCTGCGTCTGCTGGGCCACGAAGCGCTGCCCGTATACGACCCGACCCTGGTCGAATCGCAGGTGGCGCAGTTCGCACCGGAGATCGTGTTCCTCGACCTGGGCATGCCGGGACGCAGCGGCTACGACGTCGCGCGTGCGCTGCGCGACCAGAACGGCGAACGACTGGTCATCGTGGCCGTGACCGGCTGGGGCCAGCCGGAAGACCGCGAGCGCACCGTCCTGGCCGGTTTCGATCATCATCTGGTCAAGCCGCCGGACATCCAGGTCGTTACCGAGATATGCCGCCGGGGCACGCACCCCTTCGCCGAGGATCTGATCCCATGA